AGGAGGCGCCGAGCGGGAACACGAAGTCCGGCGGGAGCACCCCGACCACCTCGTTGGCGGTCCCCTGCACGAGGACCTTCGCCCCGACGATGTCCTTTCGCGCGCCGAACGCCCGCCGCCAGAGGGCGTCCGAGATCATCACGACCCGCGGGCCGTTGACGACGTCCTCCTCCTTCGTGAAGCCGCGCCCCGCGGCGGGGGTCACGCCCAGCGTGCGCAGCATCCCCTCGGTGAACTGGACGGCGCGCGCCCGCAGCGGCCCGTCGTCGCCGCCGACGTTGACGCCCCCTTCGGTGTACGCGGCGACCGACTCGAACGCCGGCAGGTCGCGCTCGACCTCGAAGAACTCCGGCGGGGACATCCAGAACTTCCTCAGCGAGAGGGCCGGGAACTCGGTGTAGATCCGGACGAGCTCCCCCGGCTCGGGGTAGGGGAGCGGCTGCAGGAGCATCCCGGAGACGACGCCGAACATCGCGGCGTTGGAGCCGATTCCCAGGGCGAGGGTTCCCGCGGCGAGGAGCGCGAACCCCGGCGACTTGGCGAGGGAGCGCGCGGCGAGGCGCAGGTCGTGCGCGAGCCCGGCGGCGGCGTTCACGACGCGAGCGTCCCGGGGACGTCGGAGAGGATCTTGCCGTCGAAGATGTGCACCGTCCGTCGCGCGTGGCGCGCGAACCTCACGTCGTGGGTGACCATGCAGATCGTCGCCCCCTGGCGGTGCAGCTCGTCGAGCAGCTCCATCACCGAGTCGCCGTTGTGGGAGTCGAGGTTCCCCGTCGGCTCGTCGGCGAGCAGGATCAGGGGGGACCCGACGAGCGCGCGCGCGACCGCGACGCGCTGCTGCTGGCCGCCGGAGAGCTGCGACGGGTAGTGCTTCTGCCGGTGCGCCATCCCCACGCGCTCGAGCGCCTCGCCGACCGCCTTGCGCCGGTCGGCCGCGGGCATGTCGCGATAGGTGAGCGGGAGCTCGACGTTCTCGAAGACCGTGAGGTCCC
The window above is part of the Candidatus Polarisedimenticolaceae bacterium genome. Proteins encoded here:
- a CDS encoding ABC transporter ATP-binding protein — translated: MNAETPLIRLEELTKVFLTDEVETHALSGIHLDVHKGDYLSIAGPSGCGKSTLLSILGLLDTPSAGAYWLNGRPVQELSPAERARIRNREIGFIFQSFNLIGDLTVFENVELPLTYRDMPAADRRKAVGEALERVGMAHRQKHYPSQLSGGQQQRVAVARALVGSPLILLADEPTGNLDSHNGDSVMELLDELHRQGATICMVTHDVRFARHARRTVHIFDGKILSDVPGTLAS